One window of the Cuculus canorus isolate bCucCan1 chromosome 13, bCucCan1.pri, whole genome shotgun sequence genome contains the following:
- the SLC12A3 gene encoding solute carrier family 12 member 3 isoform X3 has product MAELPVPELPATLSRCSGRFTISTLLGAEEGCQGPYAPAEGPGCDSAHPTQLSGSTLCTRTFGYNTVDVVPAYEHYANSEGDAGKGRPSLADLHSILKPDPGHLCAPASDPQRSNGLPEVSSEEAEGEPGKGPVPEPVRFGWVKGVMIRCMLNIWGVILYLRLPWITAQAGIALTWLIILMSVTVTTITGLSISAISTNGKVKSGGTYFLISRSLGPELGGSIGLIFAFANAVAVAMHTVGFAETVRDLLQEHNSLIVDPTNDIRIIGVVTVTVLLGISLAGMEWEAKAQILFFLVILVSFINYLVGTVIPATAEKQSKGFFSYRADIFAQNFVPNWRGPEGSFFGLFSIFFPSATGILAGANISGDLKDPAVAIPKGTLMAIFWTTMSYLVLSATIGSCVVRDASGSLNDSVALGSPGCEGLACAFGWNFTACTQEQSCRYGLSNYYQSMSMVSGFGPLITAGIFGATLSSALACLVSAPKVFQCLCKDQLYPLIGFFGKGYGRNSEPIRGYVLTYVIAVGFILIAELNAIAPIISNFFLCSYALINFSCFHASITNSPGGLCHTRLCRAGSSPSGSPSWQQLLCVFACRLATLLSVLQQVGCALWGCHLGGDHVPADLVGSSHCLWHRHLPPRIRPLQEARCMVVIWHWQCPRRCLAPLLIHLPHVDVNWGSSMQASSYNMALSYSVGLSEVDEHIKNYRPQCLVLTGPPNFRPALVDFVGTFTKNLSLMLCGNVLIGPRKQKMPESCLTADGHTKWLLKRKIKAFYTDVVAEDLRSGVQMLIQAAGLGKMRPNILVLGYKRNWRTASPQSLEDYVGILHDAFDFKYGVCLMRMKEGLNVSRVMQAHVNPLFEAAELPGNGTGTRAALGTADSATLTSVQQASTVFQSEQGKKTIDIYWLFDDGGLTLLIPYLLGRKKRWGKCKIRVFVGGQINRMDEERKAIVSLLSKFRLGFHEVHILPDINQKPRPEHIKRFNDLIAPFRLNDGFKDEAMVHEMKQGCPWKISDEEFDINRAKSLRQVRLNEILLDYSRDAALIAISTGWREVSVPHPAPCCRCSTLPIGRKGRCPSSLYMAWLETLSQDLRPPVILTRGNQENVLTFYCQ; this is encoded by the exons ATGGCCGAGCTGCCTGTCCCCGAGCTGCCGGCCACCCTGTCCCGCTGCAGCGGCCGCTTCACCATCAGCACCCTGCTGGGTGCCGAGGAGGGCTGCCAGGGGCCTTACGCCCCTGCCGAGGGGCCCGGCTGCGACAGCGCCCACCCCACCCAGCTCTCCGGCAGCACCCTCTGCACCAGGACCTTCGGCTACAACACGGTGGACGTGGTGCCCGCCTATGAGCACTACGCCAACAGCGAGGGGGACGCTGGCAAGGGCAGGCCCTCGCTGGCCGACCTGCACTCCATCCTCAAG CCCGACCCAGGCCACCTCTGCGCCCCCGCATCCGACCCGCAGCGGAGCAATGGCCTGCCAGAGGTCAGCTCGGAAGAGGCGGAGGGGGAGCCAGGCAAAGGCCCTGTGCCAGAGCCTGTCCGCTTCGGATGGGTGAAGGGAGTGATG ATTCGCTGCATGCTGAACATCTGGGGAGTCATCCTCTACCTGCGCCTGCCCTGGATCACTGCCCAGGCCGGAATCG CCCTGACGTGGCTCATCATCCTGATGTCTGTGACAGTGACCACCATCACTGGTTTGTCCATCTCTGCCATATCTACCAACGGCAAAGTGAAGTCAG GGGGCACCTATTTCCTCATCTCGCGGAGCCTGGGCCCGGAGCTGGGCGGCTCCATTGGGCTGATCTTCGCCTTCGCAAATGCTGTGGCCGTGGCCATGCACACAGTGGGCTTCGCCGAAACTGTGCGGGATCTGCTGCAG GAGCACAACTCCCTCATCGTGGACCCCACCAATGACATCCGCATCATTGGGGTTGTCACTGTGACAGTGCTGCTGGGCATCTCCCTGGCTGGCATGGAGTGGGAGGCCAAG GCACAGATACTGTTTTTCCTGGTCATCTTGGTTTCCTTCATCAATTACCTGGTGGGAACAGTGATCCCGGCCACCGCAGAGAAGCAATCAAAGGGTTTCTTCAGCTACCGAG CCGATATCTTTGCCCAGAACTTCGTGCCCAACTGGCGCGGACCTGAGGGCTCCTTCTTTGGGTTgttctccattttcttcccatcagCAACTGGCATCCTGGCTGGGGCCAACATTTCAGGTGACTTGAAG GATCCTGCCGTGGCCATCCCCAAGGGCACCCTGATGGCCATCTTCTGGACCACCATGTCTTACCTGGTGCTTTCCGCTACGATTG GCTCCTGCGTGGTCCGGGATGCCTCGGGCAGCCTGAACGACAGCGTGGCGCTGGGATCACCGGGCTGTGAGGGACTGGCCTGCGCTTTTGGCTGGAACTTCACCGCCTGCacccaggagcagagctgccgCTACGGGCTCAGCAACTACTACCAG AGCATGAGCATGGTGTCCGGATTCGGCCCCCTCATCACAGCAGGGATCTTTGGAGCTACCCTCTCCTCGGCACTGGCCTGCCTGGTCTCAGCCCCCAAAGTCTTCCAG TGTCTCTGCAAGGACCAGCTCTACCCTCTCATAGGCTTCTTCGGGAAGGGCTATGGGAGGAACAGCGAGCCCATCCGCGGCTACGTACTCACCTACGTCATTGCTGTTGGTTTCATCCTCATCG CGGAGCTCAACGCCATCGCCCCCATCATCTCaaacttcttcctctgctcctaCGCCCTCATCAACTTCAGCTGCTTCCATGCCTCCATCACCAATTCCCCAGGTGGGCTGTGCCACACCAGGCTGTGCCGAGCAGGCAGCTCTCCGTCCGGCTCCCCgtcctggcagcagctgctctgtgtgtttgCGTGCAGGCTGGCGACCCTCCTTTCGGTATTACAGCAAGTGGGCTGCGCTCTTTGGGGCTGCCATCTCGGTGGTGATCATGTTCCTGCTGACCTGGTGGGCAGCTCTCATTGCCTTTGGCATCGTCATCTTCCTCCTAGGATACGTCCTCTACAAGAAGCCAGGTGCATGGTGGTAATCTGGCACTGGCAATGCCCCAGGAGGTGTCTGGCTCCATTACTAATCCATCTTCCCCACGTAGACGTCAACTGGGGCTCCTCCATGCAAGCCAGCTCGTACAACATGGCCCTCAGCTACTCGGTGGGGCTGAGCGAAGTGGATGAGCACATCAAGAACTACAG acCACAGTGCCTGGTGCTGACTGGCCCTCCCAATTTCCGCCCGGCCCTGGTGGACTTCGTAGGCACATTCACCAAGAACCTCAGCCTGATGCTCTGTGGCAACGTGCTGATT GGACCACGGAAGCAGAAGATGCCGGAGTCCTGCCTGACAGCAGATGGCCACACCAAGTGGCTTCTGAAAAGGAAGATCAAGGCTTTCTACACGGATGTGGTGGCGGAGGATCTGAGAAGTGGTGTCCAAATGTTAATCCAG GCTGCCGGCCTTGGGAAGATGAGACCCAACATCCTGGTGCTGGGCTACAAGAGGAACTGGCGAACAGCGTCCCCACAGAGCCTGGAGGACTACGTGGGCATCCTGCA tgaCGCATTCGATTTCAAGTATGGCGTGTGCTTAATGAGAATGAAGGAAGGGCTGAACGTCTCCCGGGTGATGCAGGCTCACG ttAACCCCCTGTTTGAGGCAGCGGAGCTCCCAGGGAACGGCACTGGCAccagagcagccctgggcacAG CAGACTCTGCCACCTTGACCAGTGTGCAGCAGGCCAGCACCGTCTTCCAGAGTGAGCAGGGCAAGAAGACCATTGACATTTATTGGCTCTTTGATGATGGAG GTCTCACGCTGCTCATCCCGTACCTCCTGGGGCGCAAGAAGCGGTGGGGAAAGTGCAAAATTCGGGTGTTCGTCGGCGGGCAGATCAACAGGATGGACGAGGAGAGGAAGGC GATCGTCTCTCTGCTAAGCAAGTTCCGCCTCGGCTTCCATGAGGTTCACATCCTCCCCGACATCAACCAGAAACCCCGGCCGGAGCA CATCAAGAGGTTCAATGACCTGATCGCTCCCTTCAGGCTGAACGATGGCTTTAAGGATGAGGCCATGGTGCATGAGATGAAGCAGGGCTGTCCCTGGAAGATTTCTGACGAGGAGTTTGATATAAACAGAGCCAAG TCGCTCCGACAAGTGAGGCTGAACGAGATCTTGCTGGATTACTCGCGGGACGCGGCGCTCATAGCCAT CTCGACAGGGTGGAGGGAAGTGTCCGTGCCTCACCCGGCCCCTTGCTGCCGCTGCAGCACACTGCCCATTGGCAGGAAGGGTCGCTGCCCCAGCTCCCTCTACATGGCCTGGCTTGAGACCCTCTCACAGGACCTGCGGCCCCCCGTCATCCTCACCCGGGGAAACCAAGAGAACGTGCTGACGTTTTACTGCCAATAA
- the SLC12A3 gene encoding solute carrier family 12 member 3 isoform X9, producing MAELPVPELPATLSRCSGRFTISTLLGAEEGCQGPYAPAEGPGCDSAHPTQLSGSTLCTRTFGYNTVDVVPAYEHYANSEGDAGKGRPSLADLHSILKPDPGHLCAPASDPQRSNGLPEVSSEEAEGEPGKGPVPEPVRFGWVKGVMIRCMLNIWGVILYLRLPWITAQAGIALTWLIILMSVTVTTITGLSISAISTNGKVKSGGTYFLISRSLGPELGGSIGLIFAFANAVAVAMHTVGFAETVRDLLQEHNSLIVDPTNDIRIIGVVTVTVLLGISLAGMEWEAKAQILFFLVILVSFINYLVGTVIPATAEKQSKGFFSYRADIFAQNFVPNWRGPEGSFFGLFSIFFPSATGILAGANISGDLKDPAVAIPKGTLMAIFWTTMSYLVLSATIGSCVVRDASGSLNDSVALGSPGCEGLACAFGWNFTACTQEQSCRYGLSNYYQSMSMVSGFGPLITAGIFGATLSSALACLVSAPKVFQCLCKDQLYPLIGFFGKGYGRNSEPIRGYVLTYVIAVGFILIAELNAIAPIISNFFLCSYALINFSCFHASITNSPGGLCHTRLCRAGSSPSGSPSWQQLLCVFACRLATLLSVLQQVGCALWGCHLGGDHVPADLVGSSHCLWHRHLPPRIRPLQEARPQCLVLTGPPNFRPALVDFVGTFTKNLSLMLCGNVLIGPRKQKMPESCLTADGHTKWLLKRKIKAFYTDVVAEDLRSGVQMLIQAAGLGKMRPNILVLGYKRNWRTASPQSLEDYVGILHDAFDFKYGVCLMRMKEGLNVSRVMQAHVNPLFEAAELPGNGTGTRAALGTADSATLTSVQQASTVFQSEQGKKTIDIYWLFDDGGLTLLIPYLLGRKKRWGKCKIRVFVGGQINRMDEERKAIVSLLSKFRLGFHEVHILPDINQKPRPEHIKRFNDLIAPFRLNDGFKDEAMVHEMKQGCPWKISDEEFDINRAKSLRQVRLNEILLDYSRDAALIAITGLMEGLRMKLSSTGWREVSVPHPAPCCRCSTLPIGRKGRCPSSLYMAWLETLSQDLRPPVILTRGNQENVLTFYCQ from the exons ATGGCCGAGCTGCCTGTCCCCGAGCTGCCGGCCACCCTGTCCCGCTGCAGCGGCCGCTTCACCATCAGCACCCTGCTGGGTGCCGAGGAGGGCTGCCAGGGGCCTTACGCCCCTGCCGAGGGGCCCGGCTGCGACAGCGCCCACCCCACCCAGCTCTCCGGCAGCACCCTCTGCACCAGGACCTTCGGCTACAACACGGTGGACGTGGTGCCCGCCTATGAGCACTACGCCAACAGCGAGGGGGACGCTGGCAAGGGCAGGCCCTCGCTGGCCGACCTGCACTCCATCCTCAAG CCCGACCCAGGCCACCTCTGCGCCCCCGCATCCGACCCGCAGCGGAGCAATGGCCTGCCAGAGGTCAGCTCGGAAGAGGCGGAGGGGGAGCCAGGCAAAGGCCCTGTGCCAGAGCCTGTCCGCTTCGGATGGGTGAAGGGAGTGATG ATTCGCTGCATGCTGAACATCTGGGGAGTCATCCTCTACCTGCGCCTGCCCTGGATCACTGCCCAGGCCGGAATCG CCCTGACGTGGCTCATCATCCTGATGTCTGTGACAGTGACCACCATCACTGGTTTGTCCATCTCTGCCATATCTACCAACGGCAAAGTGAAGTCAG GGGGCACCTATTTCCTCATCTCGCGGAGCCTGGGCCCGGAGCTGGGCGGCTCCATTGGGCTGATCTTCGCCTTCGCAAATGCTGTGGCCGTGGCCATGCACACAGTGGGCTTCGCCGAAACTGTGCGGGATCTGCTGCAG GAGCACAACTCCCTCATCGTGGACCCCACCAATGACATCCGCATCATTGGGGTTGTCACTGTGACAGTGCTGCTGGGCATCTCCCTGGCTGGCATGGAGTGGGAGGCCAAG GCACAGATACTGTTTTTCCTGGTCATCTTGGTTTCCTTCATCAATTACCTGGTGGGAACAGTGATCCCGGCCACCGCAGAGAAGCAATCAAAGGGTTTCTTCAGCTACCGAG CCGATATCTTTGCCCAGAACTTCGTGCCCAACTGGCGCGGACCTGAGGGCTCCTTCTTTGGGTTgttctccattttcttcccatcagCAACTGGCATCCTGGCTGGGGCCAACATTTCAGGTGACTTGAAG GATCCTGCCGTGGCCATCCCCAAGGGCACCCTGATGGCCATCTTCTGGACCACCATGTCTTACCTGGTGCTTTCCGCTACGATTG GCTCCTGCGTGGTCCGGGATGCCTCGGGCAGCCTGAACGACAGCGTGGCGCTGGGATCACCGGGCTGTGAGGGACTGGCCTGCGCTTTTGGCTGGAACTTCACCGCCTGCacccaggagcagagctgccgCTACGGGCTCAGCAACTACTACCAG AGCATGAGCATGGTGTCCGGATTCGGCCCCCTCATCACAGCAGGGATCTTTGGAGCTACCCTCTCCTCGGCACTGGCCTGCCTGGTCTCAGCCCCCAAAGTCTTCCAG TGTCTCTGCAAGGACCAGCTCTACCCTCTCATAGGCTTCTTCGGGAAGGGCTATGGGAGGAACAGCGAGCCCATCCGCGGCTACGTACTCACCTACGTCATTGCTGTTGGTTTCATCCTCATCG CGGAGCTCAACGCCATCGCCCCCATCATCTCaaacttcttcctctgctcctaCGCCCTCATCAACTTCAGCTGCTTCCATGCCTCCATCACCAATTCCCCAGGTGGGCTGTGCCACACCAGGCTGTGCCGAGCAGGCAGCTCTCCGTCCGGCTCCCCgtcctggcagcagctgctctgtgtgtttgCGTGCAGGCTGGCGACCCTCCTTTCGGTATTACAGCAAGTGGGCTGCGCTCTTTGGGGCTGCCATCTCGGTGGTGATCATGTTCCTGCTGACCTGGTGGGCAGCTCTCATTGCCTTTGGCATCGTCATCTTCCTCCTAGGATACGTCCTCTACAAGAAGCCAG acCACAGTGCCTGGTGCTGACTGGCCCTCCCAATTTCCGCCCGGCCCTGGTGGACTTCGTAGGCACATTCACCAAGAACCTCAGCCTGATGCTCTGTGGCAACGTGCTGATT GGACCACGGAAGCAGAAGATGCCGGAGTCCTGCCTGACAGCAGATGGCCACACCAAGTGGCTTCTGAAAAGGAAGATCAAGGCTTTCTACACGGATGTGGTGGCGGAGGATCTGAGAAGTGGTGTCCAAATGTTAATCCAG GCTGCCGGCCTTGGGAAGATGAGACCCAACATCCTGGTGCTGGGCTACAAGAGGAACTGGCGAACAGCGTCCCCACAGAGCCTGGAGGACTACGTGGGCATCCTGCA tgaCGCATTCGATTTCAAGTATGGCGTGTGCTTAATGAGAATGAAGGAAGGGCTGAACGTCTCCCGGGTGATGCAGGCTCACG ttAACCCCCTGTTTGAGGCAGCGGAGCTCCCAGGGAACGGCACTGGCAccagagcagccctgggcacAG CAGACTCTGCCACCTTGACCAGTGTGCAGCAGGCCAGCACCGTCTTCCAGAGTGAGCAGGGCAAGAAGACCATTGACATTTATTGGCTCTTTGATGATGGAG GTCTCACGCTGCTCATCCCGTACCTCCTGGGGCGCAAGAAGCGGTGGGGAAAGTGCAAAATTCGGGTGTTCGTCGGCGGGCAGATCAACAGGATGGACGAGGAGAGGAAGGC GATCGTCTCTCTGCTAAGCAAGTTCCGCCTCGGCTTCCATGAGGTTCACATCCTCCCCGACATCAACCAGAAACCCCGGCCGGAGCA CATCAAGAGGTTCAATGACCTGATCGCTCCCTTCAGGCTGAACGATGGCTTTAAGGATGAGGCCATGGTGCATGAGATGAAGCAGGGCTGTCCCTGGAAGATTTCTGACGAGGAGTTTGATATAAACAGAGCCAAG TCGCTCCGACAAGTGAGGCTGAACGAGATCTTGCTGGATTACTCGCGGGACGCGGCGCTCATAGCCAT CACCGGGCTGATGGAGGGGCTAAGGATGAAGCTCAGCTCGACAGGGTGGAGGGAAGTGTCCGTGCCTCACCCGGCCCCTTGCTGCCGCTGCAGCACACTGCCCATTGGCAGGAAGGGTCGCTGCCCCAGCTCCCTCTACATGGCCTGGCTTGAGACCCTCTCACAGGACCTGCGGCCCCCCGTCATCCTCACCCGGGGAAACCAAGAGAACGTGCTGACGTTTTACTGCCAATAA
- the SLC12A3 gene encoding solute carrier family 12 member 3 isoform X12, giving the protein MAELPVPELPATLSRCSGRFTISTLLGAEEGCQGPYAPAEGPGCDSAHPTQLSGSTLCTRTFGYNTVDVVPAYEHYANSEGDAGKGRPSLADLHSILKPDPGHLCAPASDPQRSNGLPEVSSEEAEGEPGKGPVPEPVRFGWVKGVMIRCMLNIWGVILYLRLPWITAQAGIALTWLIILMSVTVTTITGLSISAISTNGKVKSGGTYFLISRSLGPELGGSIGLIFAFANAVAVAMHTVGFAETVRDLLQEHNSLIVDPTNDIRIIGVVTVTVLLGISLAGMEWEAKAQILFFLVILVSFINYLVGTVIPATAEKQSKGFFSYRADIFAQNFVPNWRGPEGSFFGLFSIFFPSATGILAGANISGDLKDPAVAIPKGTLMAIFWTTMSYLVLSATIGSCVVRDASGSLNDSVALGSPGCEGLACAFGWNFTACTQEQSCRYGLSNYYQSMSMVSGFGPLITAGIFGATLSSALACLVSAPKVFQCLCKDQLYPLIGFFGKGYGRNSEPIRGYVLTYVIAVGFILIAELNAIAPIISNFFLCSYALINFSCFHASITNSPGWRPSFRYYSKWAALFGAAISVVIMFLLTWWAALIAFGIVIFLLGYVLYKKPDVNWGSSMQASSYNMALSYSVGLSEVDEHIKNYRPQCLVLTGPPNFRPALVDFVGTFTKNLSLMLCGNVLIGPRKQKMPESCLTADGHTKWLLKRKIKAFYTDVVAEDLRSGVQMLIQAAGLGKMRPNILVLGYKRNWRTASPQSLEDYVGILHDAFDFKYGVCLMRMKEGLNVSRVMQAHVNPLFEAAELPGNGTGTRAALGTADSATLTSVQQASTVFQSEQGKKTIDIYWLFDDGGLTLLIPYLLGRKKRWGKCKIRVFVGGQINRMDEERKAIVSLLSKFRLGFHEVHILPDINQKPRPEHIKRFNDLIAPFRLNDGFKDEAMVHEMKQGCPWKISDEEFDINRAKSLRQVRLNEILLDYSRDAALIAITLPIGRKGRCPSSLYMAWLETLSQDLRPPVILTRGNQENVLTFYCQ; this is encoded by the exons ATGGCCGAGCTGCCTGTCCCCGAGCTGCCGGCCACCCTGTCCCGCTGCAGCGGCCGCTTCACCATCAGCACCCTGCTGGGTGCCGAGGAGGGCTGCCAGGGGCCTTACGCCCCTGCCGAGGGGCCCGGCTGCGACAGCGCCCACCCCACCCAGCTCTCCGGCAGCACCCTCTGCACCAGGACCTTCGGCTACAACACGGTGGACGTGGTGCCCGCCTATGAGCACTACGCCAACAGCGAGGGGGACGCTGGCAAGGGCAGGCCCTCGCTGGCCGACCTGCACTCCATCCTCAAG CCCGACCCAGGCCACCTCTGCGCCCCCGCATCCGACCCGCAGCGGAGCAATGGCCTGCCAGAGGTCAGCTCGGAAGAGGCGGAGGGGGAGCCAGGCAAAGGCCCTGTGCCAGAGCCTGTCCGCTTCGGATGGGTGAAGGGAGTGATG ATTCGCTGCATGCTGAACATCTGGGGAGTCATCCTCTACCTGCGCCTGCCCTGGATCACTGCCCAGGCCGGAATCG CCCTGACGTGGCTCATCATCCTGATGTCTGTGACAGTGACCACCATCACTGGTTTGTCCATCTCTGCCATATCTACCAACGGCAAAGTGAAGTCAG GGGGCACCTATTTCCTCATCTCGCGGAGCCTGGGCCCGGAGCTGGGCGGCTCCATTGGGCTGATCTTCGCCTTCGCAAATGCTGTGGCCGTGGCCATGCACACAGTGGGCTTCGCCGAAACTGTGCGGGATCTGCTGCAG GAGCACAACTCCCTCATCGTGGACCCCACCAATGACATCCGCATCATTGGGGTTGTCACTGTGACAGTGCTGCTGGGCATCTCCCTGGCTGGCATGGAGTGGGAGGCCAAG GCACAGATACTGTTTTTCCTGGTCATCTTGGTTTCCTTCATCAATTACCTGGTGGGAACAGTGATCCCGGCCACCGCAGAGAAGCAATCAAAGGGTTTCTTCAGCTACCGAG CCGATATCTTTGCCCAGAACTTCGTGCCCAACTGGCGCGGACCTGAGGGCTCCTTCTTTGGGTTgttctccattttcttcccatcagCAACTGGCATCCTGGCTGGGGCCAACATTTCAGGTGACTTGAAG GATCCTGCCGTGGCCATCCCCAAGGGCACCCTGATGGCCATCTTCTGGACCACCATGTCTTACCTGGTGCTTTCCGCTACGATTG GCTCCTGCGTGGTCCGGGATGCCTCGGGCAGCCTGAACGACAGCGTGGCGCTGGGATCACCGGGCTGTGAGGGACTGGCCTGCGCTTTTGGCTGGAACTTCACCGCCTGCacccaggagcagagctgccgCTACGGGCTCAGCAACTACTACCAG AGCATGAGCATGGTGTCCGGATTCGGCCCCCTCATCACAGCAGGGATCTTTGGAGCTACCCTCTCCTCGGCACTGGCCTGCCTGGTCTCAGCCCCCAAAGTCTTCCAG TGTCTCTGCAAGGACCAGCTCTACCCTCTCATAGGCTTCTTCGGGAAGGGCTATGGGAGGAACAGCGAGCCCATCCGCGGCTACGTACTCACCTACGTCATTGCTGTTGGTTTCATCCTCATCG CGGAGCTCAACGCCATCGCCCCCATCATCTCaaacttcttcctctgctcctaCGCCCTCATCAACTTCAGCTGCTTCCATGCCTCCATCACCAATTCCCCAG GCTGGCGACCCTCCTTTCGGTATTACAGCAAGTGGGCTGCGCTCTTTGGGGCTGCCATCTCGGTGGTGATCATGTTCCTGCTGACCTGGTGGGCAGCTCTCATTGCCTTTGGCATCGTCATCTTCCTCCTAGGATACGTCCTCTACAAGAAGCCAG ACGTCAACTGGGGCTCCTCCATGCAAGCCAGCTCGTACAACATGGCCCTCAGCTACTCGGTGGGGCTGAGCGAAGTGGATGAGCACATCAAGAACTACAG acCACAGTGCCTGGTGCTGACTGGCCCTCCCAATTTCCGCCCGGCCCTGGTGGACTTCGTAGGCACATTCACCAAGAACCTCAGCCTGATGCTCTGTGGCAACGTGCTGATT GGACCACGGAAGCAGAAGATGCCGGAGTCCTGCCTGACAGCAGATGGCCACACCAAGTGGCTTCTGAAAAGGAAGATCAAGGCTTTCTACACGGATGTGGTGGCGGAGGATCTGAGAAGTGGTGTCCAAATGTTAATCCAG GCTGCCGGCCTTGGGAAGATGAGACCCAACATCCTGGTGCTGGGCTACAAGAGGAACTGGCGAACAGCGTCCCCACAGAGCCTGGAGGACTACGTGGGCATCCTGCA tgaCGCATTCGATTTCAAGTATGGCGTGTGCTTAATGAGAATGAAGGAAGGGCTGAACGTCTCCCGGGTGATGCAGGCTCACG ttAACCCCCTGTTTGAGGCAGCGGAGCTCCCAGGGAACGGCACTGGCAccagagcagccctgggcacAG CAGACTCTGCCACCTTGACCAGTGTGCAGCAGGCCAGCACCGTCTTCCAGAGTGAGCAGGGCAAGAAGACCATTGACATTTATTGGCTCTTTGATGATGGAG GTCTCACGCTGCTCATCCCGTACCTCCTGGGGCGCAAGAAGCGGTGGGGAAAGTGCAAAATTCGGGTGTTCGTCGGCGGGCAGATCAACAGGATGGACGAGGAGAGGAAGGC GATCGTCTCTCTGCTAAGCAAGTTCCGCCTCGGCTTCCATGAGGTTCACATCCTCCCCGACATCAACCAGAAACCCCGGCCGGAGCA CATCAAGAGGTTCAATGACCTGATCGCTCCCTTCAGGCTGAACGATGGCTTTAAGGATGAGGCCATGGTGCATGAGATGAAGCAGGGCTGTCCCTGGAAGATTTCTGACGAGGAGTTTGATATAAACAGAGCCAAG TCGCTCCGACAAGTGAGGCTGAACGAGATCTTGCTGGATTACTCGCGGGACGCGGCGCTCATAGCCAT CACACTGCCCATTGGCAGGAAGGGTCGCTGCCCCAGCTCCCTCTACATGGCCTGGCTTGAGACCCTCTCACAGGACCTGCGGCCCCCCGTCATCCTCACCCGGGGAAACCAAGAGAACGTGCTGACGTTTTACTGCCAATAA